The following are encoded in a window of Novosphingobium sp. THN1 genomic DNA:
- a CDS encoding TetR/AcrR family transcriptional regulator: protein MRIAAKPSKAAEMTGNTAIRERRGKPSHRDDLRSELLAAAFSFVAREGHEGLSIRKLAEEIGVSPGAPYHHFPDRRALLVAVALEGYRRLFAETEQAVAKAPEDVLFANLLHFIRFAAANPNMFALMYESELVRPQLAPELAPQQEVGFQMLRREVTRATGHLSERERSLRIATIWSAIFGFALQTNRAMLRGHPEEPMPDELAPEIVRQALRLMA, encoded by the coding sequence ACACAGCGATACGGGAACGGCGGGGCAAGCCTTCACACCGCGATGATCTACGCAGCGAGCTTCTCGCCGCCGCTTTTTCGTTCGTGGCGCGGGAGGGCCATGAGGGGTTGTCGATTCGCAAGCTGGCCGAAGAGATCGGCGTTTCCCCGGGCGCGCCGTATCACCATTTCCCGGATCGGCGGGCGTTGCTCGTTGCGGTTGCCCTCGAAGGCTATCGTCGGCTGTTTGCCGAAACCGAGCAAGCCGTCGCAAAGGCGCCAGAGGACGTGCTTTTCGCCAACTTGCTGCACTTCATCCGGTTTGCCGCCGCAAATCCGAACATGTTCGCGCTGATGTATGAAAGCGAACTGGTTCGCCCGCAGCTTGCGCCTGAGCTCGCTCCCCAACAGGAGGTGGGCTTCCAGATGCTCCGCCGCGAGGTCACGCGCGCCACGGGGCACCTGTCCGAGCGTGAACGCAGCCTGCGCATCGCCACGATCTGGAGCGCCATTTTCGGCTTTGCTCTGCAGACCAACCGGGCGATGCTGCGCGGCCACCCGGAGGAGCCAATGCCGGACGAACTCGCTCCCGAGATCGTCCGGCAGGCACTCAGGCTGATGGCCTGA
- a CDS encoding PA2169 family four-helix-bundle protein, whose translation MDSSNANYTTSSAMNGTTATGGDPDGDVTVLNTLIATLLDSVEGYQKSAEDLDNEQYRRMFLDRARERQSVVTRLQAAVGQLGGKPEDDSSTMGSIHRAFVDLKAAVMGRDDKAIINEVERGEDYLKEKFETAMNNADLSAIASQAVNEAWGSVREGHDQMSALKHGLGG comes from the coding sequence ATGGATTCGAGCAACGCCAACTACACCACCTCATCTGCCATGAACGGAACGACTGCGACCGGCGGCGATCCCGACGGCGATGTCACCGTTCTCAACACGTTGATTGCCACCTTGCTCGACAGTGTCGAGGGCTACCAGAAGTCGGCCGAGGACCTCGACAACGAGCAGTACCGGCGCATGTTTCTCGACCGGGCGCGCGAGCGTCAGTCGGTTGTCACCAGGCTGCAGGCCGCGGTCGGCCAGCTTGGTGGCAAGCCCGAGGATGACAGCTCGACGATGGGTTCCATCCACCGCGCGTTCGTGGATCTCAAGGCAGCGGTGATGGGCCGCGATGACAAGGCAATCATCAACGAGGTCGAGCGCGGCGAGGACTATCTCAAGGAGAAGTTCGAAACCGCGATGAACAATGCCGACCTTTCAGCAATCGCAAGCCAGGCCGTCAACGAGGCCTGGGGTTCGGTCCGCGAGGGGCACGACCAGATGAGCGCCCTGAAGCATGGACTTGGTGGCTAA